The Phacochoerus africanus isolate WHEZ1 chromosome 3, ROS_Pafr_v1, whole genome shotgun sequence genome window below encodes:
- the ZFP42 gene encoding zinc finger protein 42 homolog: protein MDQQLKKREKKGLGGRAVSRDQSQAAQQEPPDEAWTLSDEDVCYETSFRVVEEDSFSDCYIECIIRGEFSEPLVEEDSLLKSLDCLKEGSEQELSQQVLTASSLLDCSLEYMKKGAKQELPQPSVGENSLLEFSEYMPGKKLPPGKIPSTDFSDPEALKECARTKPSKNKSAPEKIVCPQSGCTREFISRASLRKHLSVHSPRDHVCAECGKAFKESAKLKRHFLVHTGEKPFPCTFEGCGKRFSLSFNLRTHVRIHTGEKPFVCPFEGCRRKFIQSNNMKSHLLTHTKANTNQ, encoded by the coding sequence ATGGACCAGCagctgaagaaaagggaaaagaaaggccTGGGTGGAAGAGCTGTCAGCAGGGACCAGTCACAGGCAGCCCAGCAGGAACCACCTGACGAGGCCTGGACCTTAAGCGATGAAGATGTGTGCTATGAGACTAGCTTTCGGGTTGTCGAGGAGGATTCCTTCTCTGACTGTTACATAGAATGCATAATAAGAGGGGAGTTTTCTGAACCCCTCGTGGAAGAGGACTCACTTCTTAAGTCCCTTGACTGCCTGAAAGAAGGATCAGAACAAGAGCTCTCTCAACAGGTGCTTACAGCAAGCTCACTTCTCGATTGTTCCTTGGAATACATGAAAAAGGGGGCAAAACAAGAACTTCCTCAACCAAGTGTCGGAGAGAATTCACTTCTTGAGTTTTCTGAGTACATGCCAGGCAAGAAGCTTCCTCCTGGAAAAATACCCAGCACTGACTTTTCAGATCCTGAAGCTCTCAAAGAATGTGCTAGGACGAagccaagtaaaaataaaagtgctcCAGAGAAAATTGTCTGTCCTCAGAGTGGATGCACAAGAGAGTTCATCAGTAGAGCTTCTCTGAGAAAGCATCTCTCCGTTCACAGTCCCCGGGATCACGTGTGTGCAGAATGCGGGAAGGCCTTCAAGGAGAGCGCAAAACTAAAAAGGCATTTTCTggttcatactggagagaagccaTTTCCCTGCACTTTTGAAGGATGTGGAAAACGCTTTTCACTATCCTTCAATTTGCGTACACATGTGCGCATCCACACCGGGGAGAAACCTTTCGTGTGTCCCTTTGAAGGCTGTCGCAGGAAGTTTATTCAATCAAATAACATGAAATCTCACCTCTTAACTCATACAAAGGCCAATACAAATCAGTGA